From Vitis vinifera cultivar Pinot Noir 40024 chromosome 3, ASM3070453v1, the proteins below share one genomic window:
- the LOC100241912 gene encoding B-box zinc finger protein 20, which translates to MKIQCSFCSKEEASVFCTADEAPLCDICDRQVHHANKLAGKHKRYSLLRPSDKDFPSCDLCQDKRAFLFCKEDRAILCRECDVSIHKANEHTRKHYRFLLTGVKLSASASEYPISASSSSPSTIDSETKPSKSSTKRPTSVSADIFCNTAIGAEIKPSKTSTKRPTSVSAGISNPTVKTAPAAASYKRDHDNQSISEYLMETLPGWRVDDFLDPSSGFSEFPDHGVGTHLSSFPYEDFAVWVPQDTPQFNHLPLYIPQTGGGNGLKASEEANTVKVSRKRIDDGFTVPEISTLPLKKSRNLW; encoded by the exons ATGAAGATTCAGTGTAGTTTTTGTAGTAAAGAAGAGGCCTCTGTTTTCTGTACTGCAGACGAAGCACCCCTTTGTGATATCTGCGACCGTCAGGTCCACCATGCAAACAAGCTTGCCGGAAAGCACAAGCGCTACTCCCTCCTCCGCCCTTCCGACAAGGACTTCCCTTCCTGTGACCTTTGCCAA gataagcGTGCCTTTCTTTTCTGTAAAGAAGATAGAGCAATTCTCTGTAGAGAATGCGATGTTTCAATTCACAAGGCCAATGAGCACACCCGGAAACACTACAGGTTCCTTCTCACAGGTGTGAAGCTTTCCGCTTCTGCTTCTGAGTACCCAATCTCAGCGTCATCTTCATCGCCCTCCACCATTGATTCCGAGACCAAACCCTCTAAATCATCAACAAAAAGACCCACTTCAGTTTCTGCCGATATCTTCTGCAACACCGCCATTGGTGCTGAGATCAAACCCTCTAAAACATCTACAAAAAGACCCACTTCAGTTTCCGCCGGTATTTCCAACCCAACTGTGAAAACAGCCCCAGCAGCAGCTTCTTACAAGAGGGATCATGACAATCAAAGTATCTCTGAGTACTTGATGGAGACGCTACCAGGATGGCGGGTGGACGATTTTCTTGATCCTTCTTCTGGTTTCAGTGAG TTTCCGGATCATGGCGTTGGAACCCATCTGAGCTCGTTTCCATATGAGGATTTCGCCGTCTGGGTACCTCAAGATACACCTCAGTTCAATCACCTTCCTCTCTACATTCCTCAGACAGGTGGGGGAAATGGACTCAAGGCCTCTGAGGAAGCGAACACGGTGAAAGTTAGCCGGAAAAGGATTGACGATGGGTTTACAGTTCCTGAAATCAGCACTCTACCTCTCAAGAAATCAAGAAATCTTTGGTAG